The following proteins are co-located in the Synechococcus sp. PROS-U-1 genome:
- a CDS encoding quinone-dependent dihydroorotate dehydrogenase has translation MSPSSSAGPLSSGAFYQRWLGPALARDDGLDAEQLSRTALTALGQASLRRRWPGVTTVLGGVAADLQRRDLRLEQVLFGCRFPNPVGLAAGFDKNGVAAGIWDCFGFGFAEVGTVTWHGQPGNPKPRLFRLAEEQAALNRMGFNNDGAQALLKTLERQRLDPPGRRSAVLGINVGKSKITALEQAPDDYAASLELLSPMADYAVINVSSPNTPGLRDLQDTTQLRRLVERLRRLAACPPLLVKIAPDLDDESIDAIARLAFEEGLAGVIAVNTSLNRLGLEQRRLTQTGRTLAEEAGGLSGAPLRHRAQEVIRRLRASAGPALPLIGVGGIDSAEAAWERITAGASLVQLYTGWIFQGPDLVPRILEGLLLQLDRHGLRTIAEASGTGLPWQD, from the coding sequence ATGTCGCCGTCCTCTTCGGCCGGACCGCTCAGCAGCGGTGCCTTCTATCAACGTTGGCTTGGTCCGGCACTGGCGCGAGACGACGGCCTGGACGCTGAACAGCTGTCGCGTACAGCGCTGACGGCGCTGGGTCAGGCCAGCCTGCGGCGGCGTTGGCCAGGGGTGACCACGGTGCTCGGTGGCGTGGCGGCAGATCTTCAACGGCGTGATCTGCGCCTGGAGCAGGTCTTGTTTGGTTGCCGTTTCCCCAACCCGGTGGGTTTGGCGGCGGGGTTTGACAAAAACGGAGTAGCGGCTGGTATCTGGGATTGCTTCGGCTTTGGCTTTGCCGAAGTGGGCACGGTGACTTGGCATGGCCAGCCGGGTAACCCAAAACCGCGGCTGTTTCGTTTGGCGGAAGAACAGGCAGCGTTGAACCGGATGGGATTCAACAATGACGGCGCCCAGGCGCTGTTGAAAACGCTGGAGCGGCAACGCTTGGATCCACCGGGCCGGCGGTCTGCTGTGCTCGGGATCAATGTCGGCAAATCCAAAATCACGGCCCTGGAGCAGGCCCCAGATGACTACGCGGCCTCCCTGGAGTTGTTGTCTCCGATGGCGGACTACGCAGTGATCAACGTCAGCTCTCCCAACACACCCGGACTGCGGGATCTGCAAGACACCACCCAGTTGCGGCGACTTGTGGAGCGGCTGCGACGCTTGGCGGCCTGCCCGCCACTGCTCGTGAAAATCGCACCGGATTTGGACGATGAGTCGATCGATGCCATTGCTCGTCTGGCCTTTGAGGAGGGCTTGGCCGGTGTGATCGCGGTCAACACCAGTCTCAATCGGCTTGGCCTGGAGCAACGGCGTCTGACTCAGACCGGGCGCACCCTCGCGGAGGAGGCCGGTGGGCTCAGCGGTGCGCCGCTGCGCCACAGGGCTCAGGAGGTGATTCGTCGGCTACGGGCCAGTGCTGGCCCTGCGTTGCCTTTGATCGGAGTGGGTGGCATTGATTCTGCGGAAGCCGCCTGGGAGCGGATTACGGCGGGTGCATCGCTGGTGCAGCTCTACACCGGTTGGATTTTTCAAGGGCCGGATCTGGTGCCGCGGATCTTGGAGGGTCTGCTGCTCCAGCTGGATCGCCATGGTCTCCGCACGATTGCTGAGGCGTCCGGCACTGGTTTGCCCTGGCAGGACTGA
- the rnhA gene encoding ribonuclease HI, which translates to MAEGRGRVVAAATDGACSGNPGPGGWGALLRFEDGSVEEFGGHAPDTTNNRMELQAALEVLQRLEQLPRHPDLTLRTDSKYLIDGLGSWIKGWKRKGWKTAAGKPVLNQDLWKALDTARLDDVPLRYVKGHSGDPDNERVDRIAVAFSHAAQPGLVLQQGASKRPSSEAVPEAAPKPLLLLLSRLEVADRLAQGGYSLSLTELAQLVEQPFKQLETKRESWIWRDWTVQPQGDGRWTLQRREAGSGQS; encoded by the coding sequence ATGGCCGAAGGACGGGGACGTGTTGTGGCTGCAGCGACCGACGGTGCCTGCAGCGGCAACCCTGGTCCGGGAGGTTGGGGTGCCTTATTGCGTTTTGAAGACGGCAGTGTTGAGGAATTCGGGGGCCATGCGCCCGACACCACCAACAACCGCATGGAATTGCAGGCGGCGTTGGAGGTGTTGCAACGCCTTGAGCAACTGCCCCGTCATCCCGATCTCACCCTGCGCACCGACAGTAAATACCTGATTGATGGTCTGGGGTCCTGGATCAAAGGCTGGAAGCGCAAAGGCTGGAAGACGGCTGCCGGCAAGCCAGTGCTCAATCAGGATCTCTGGAAGGCCCTCGATACCGCCCGCCTGGACGACGTCCCCCTGCGGTACGTCAAAGGCCACAGCGGTGATCCAGACAACGAACGGGTGGACCGCATTGCTGTGGCGTTCTCCCATGCTGCGCAGCCGGGCTTGGTCCTGCAGCAGGGAGCGTCCAAGCGGCCTTCTTCGGAGGCCGTGCCAGAGGCTGCTCCCAAGCCTCTGCTGTTGTTGTTGTCACGTTTGGAGGTGGCGGATCGGTTGGCGCAGGGCGGATACAGCCTGTCGTTGACGGAGCTGGCGCAGTTGGTGGAACAGCCGTTCAAACAGCTGGAAACCAAGCGGGAGAGCTGGATCTGGAGGGATTGGACTGTGCAACCCCAGGGGGATGGCCGCTGGACCCTGCAACGCCGCGAGGCAGGATCAGGACAGTCCTGA
- a CDS encoding DUF3747 domain-containing protein: protein MSRTYLRAAGLTAVGLMGAGLPQEGAARPLFESTAVPQERFAVLAQPVGRAQWKLLVLEQIKPQPRCWTPRQDGLVEPSLNRFDFTRICKRYLDSNGYSLRSGDQDLGTRFRFRLKQSGASLKLEALDPQQRAPLLVGQAPVHRRDPNGFVPLQLAPGWALERRVYQGRKLNHLYFAHKAPVNLLLARASSQGQRSGFRRLGTPMPPVAPPPLPAAGPTRRRAGRTTASRIVSSGPIRLQVIPYGR from the coding sequence ATGAGCCGAACCTACCTGCGGGCTGCCGGGCTGACTGCCGTGGGGCTGATGGGCGCTGGCCTACCGCAGGAGGGCGCGGCGCGGCCCCTGTTTGAGAGCACAGCAGTTCCTCAGGAGCGCTTCGCTGTCCTCGCACAACCCGTTGGGAGGGCCCAGTGGAAATTGCTGGTTCTGGAACAAATCAAGCCCCAACCGCGCTGCTGGACGCCACGCCAGGACGGACTGGTGGAGCCCAGCCTGAATCGCTTCGACTTCACCAGAATCTGCAAGCGCTACCTGGACAGCAATGGCTACTCGTTGCGCAGCGGTGACCAAGATCTCGGAACCCGCTTCCGCTTCCGTCTCAAACAATCCGGCGCATCACTGAAACTCGAAGCCCTCGACCCCCAGCAAAGGGCACCACTCCTGGTCGGGCAGGCCCCTGTCCACCGTCGTGATCCCAACGGATTCGTCCCCCTGCAACTGGCACCTGGCTGGGCACTGGAACGGCGCGTTTACCAAGGGCGCAAGCTGAACCATCTGTACTTTGCCCACAAGGCACCGGTGAACCTGCTGCTCGCACGGGCCAGCAGCCAAGGCCAACGTTCCGGATTCAGGCGATTGGGAACGCCGATGCCACCGGTCGCACCACCTCCCCTCCCTGCCGCAGGACCAACGCGCAGAAGAGCAGGTCGAACAACAGCCAGCCGCATAGTTAGCAGTGGCCCGATTCGATTGCAGGTGATTCCCTACGGCCGTTGA
- the rplL gene encoding 50S ribosomal protein L7/L12 → MSAKTDEILESLKSLSLLEASELVKQIEEAFGVSAAASAGVVMAAPGAAAGGGGEAAEEKSEFDVILESFDAAAKIKVLKAVRNATGLGLGDAKALVEAAPKPVKEGISKADAEALKKEIEEAGGKVTLK, encoded by the coding sequence ATGTCTGCAAAAACCGACGAAATTCTCGAATCGCTGAAATCCCTCTCCCTGCTTGAAGCTTCCGAGCTTGTCAAGCAGATCGAAGAGGCTTTCGGTGTGTCTGCCGCAGCATCTGCTGGTGTTGTGATGGCTGCCCCCGGCGCTGCTGCTGGTGGCGGTGGCGAAGCCGCTGAGGAGAAGTCTGAATTCGACGTCATCCTCGAAAGCTTCGACGCTGCAGCCAAGATCAAGGTCCTCAAGGCCGTCCGCAACGCCACCGGCCTCGGCCTCGGCGATGCCAAGGCTCTGGTGGAAGCTGCCCCCAAGCCCGTCAAGGAAGGCATCTCCAAGGCCGACGCCGAAGCTCTCAAGAAAGAGATCGAAGAAGCAGGCGGCAAGGTCACCCTCAAGTGA
- the rplJ gene encoding 50S ribosomal protein L10: protein MGRTLENKQQIVGELKELLADAELALVLDFKGLSIKEMSDLRDRLRASDSVCKVTKNTLMRRAIDGDSNWASLDSLLTGTNAFVLVKGDVGAGVKAVQTFQKELKKSETKGGLFEGKLLSQDEIKAIADLPSKEQLMAQIAGAINAVATKVAVGINEVPSGMARALKQHAEGGEG, encoded by the coding sequence ATGGGCCGCACGCTGGAGAACAAGCAGCAGATCGTCGGAGAGCTCAAGGAGCTCCTCGCCGACGCCGAACTGGCACTTGTCCTTGATTTCAAGGGCCTGTCCATCAAGGAGATGTCTGACCTGCGGGATCGTCTGCGGGCCAGCGACAGCGTTTGCAAGGTGACCAAAAACACCTTGATGCGCCGTGCCATTGATGGCGACAGCAACTGGGCCAGCCTCGACTCCCTGCTGACCGGTACCAACGCCTTCGTCCTGGTGAAGGGCGATGTTGGTGCTGGTGTGAAGGCCGTTCAGACCTTCCAGAAGGAACTCAAAAAGTCCGAGACCAAGGGCGGCCTTTTCGAAGGCAAGCTTCTGTCGCAGGACGAGATCAAAGCCATTGCTGATCTCCCCTCCAAGGAGCAGCTCATGGCTCAGATCGCCGGTGCCATCAACGCCGTGGCCACGAAGGTCGCTGTGGGCATCAACGAGGTTCCCTCTGGTATGGCCAGGGCGCTCAAGCAGCACGCCGAAGGCGGCGAAGGCTGA
- the rplA gene encoding 50S ribosomal protein L1 has translation MPKISKRLASLAGKIEDRAYAPLEAIALVKDNANAKFDETMEAHVRLGIDPKYTDQQLRTTVALPNGTGQSVRIAVVTRGEKVAEAKAAGAELAGEEELVETISKGEMDFDLLIATPDMMPKVAKLGRVLGPRGLMPNPKAGTVTTDLAAAIKEFKAGKLEFRADRTGIVHVRFGKASFSPEALLENLKTLQETIDRNKPSGAKGRYWKSLYVTSTMGPSVEVDFSALQDIEQGS, from the coding sequence ATGCCCAAAATCTCTAAGCGCCTGGCCAGCCTGGCCGGCAAGATCGAGGACCGTGCCTACGCCCCCCTCGAGGCGATTGCCCTGGTGAAGGACAACGCCAACGCGAAATTCGACGAGACGATGGAGGCCCATGTGCGCCTCGGCATCGATCCGAAGTACACCGACCAGCAGCTGCGCACCACCGTGGCCCTGCCCAATGGCACCGGCCAGAGCGTGCGCATCGCTGTGGTGACCCGTGGTGAGAAGGTGGCTGAAGCCAAGGCCGCGGGCGCTGAACTCGCCGGTGAAGAAGAACTGGTGGAAACCATCAGCAAGGGCGAAATGGATTTCGACCTGCTGATCGCCACCCCAGACATGATGCCCAAGGTGGCCAAGTTGGGCCGAGTCCTCGGCCCCCGCGGCTTGATGCCCAACCCTAAGGCCGGCACCGTCACCACGGATCTTGCGGCTGCGATCAAGGAATTCAAGGCCGGCAAACTTGAATTCCGTGCCGATCGCACCGGCATCGTCCATGTCCGTTTCGGCAAGGCCAGCTTCAGTCCTGAGGCCCTGCTTGAGAACCTCAAGACGTTGCAAGAGACCATTGACCGCAACAAGCCCAGTGGTGCCAAAGGCCGTTACTGGAAGTCCCTGTATGTGACCTCCACCATGGGGCCCTCCGTTGAGGTCGATTTCTCTGCCCTGCAGGACATTGAACAGGGGAGCTGA